In the genome of Streptomyces sp. Q6, the window GCGGATGTACCGACGGTAACTTTCCTCCGCCCGCCCCCTACCCATCGGTAGGGAGCTGCTCTACGCTCCGAATTGCGCCAGTGTTCACTGGCAGGGTCGTGCGGCAAGGGAGGCGCCGGGATGGGCAGCGACGAGCGCGGGCATGAGCACGTACGGGTGGCGGTGATCGGTTCCGGCTTCGGCGGGCTCGGCGCGGCGGTCCGGCTGCGCCGCGAGGGCATCACCGACTTCGTGGTCCTGGAGCGGGCCGACGCGGTGGGCGGGACCTGGCGCGACAACAGCTACCCGGGGTGCGCGTGCGACGTGCCCTCGCATCTGTACTCGTTCTCGTTCGCGCCGAACCCGGACTGGCCGCGCACCTTCTCCGGGCAGGAGCGCATCCGCGAGTACCTGGAGCATGTCGCCGACACCTTCCGGCTGCGGCCGCACATCCGCTTCAACTGCGAAGTGACACAGGCGCGTTGGGACAGCGAGAAGCTGTGGTGGGAGGTCGAGACGACCGGCGGGACGTTCACCGCCGACGTGGTCGTCTCCGCGACCGGTCCGCTGTCCGACCCGAAGACGCCGGACATCGAGGGGCTCGACACGTTCCCCGGCAAGGTGTTCCACTCCGCGCGCTGGGACCACGACTACGACCTGCGGGGCAAGCGCGTCGCCATGATCGGGACCGGCGCCTCGGCCATCCAGATCGTGCCCGCGATCCAGAAGGAGGTCGGCTCCCTCACGCTGTTCCAGCGCACGCCGCCGTGGGTCATGCCGCGCGCCGACCGGAGCATCACCAGGGCCGAGCGCTGGGTGCACCGGCAGCTGCCCTTCACCACGCAGGCGCGGCGCGGACTCCTGTGGGGCATCAGGGAGTTGCAGGTCCAGGCGTTCACCAAGCGGCCCAACGAACTGGGCGTCGTCGAGCAGCTCGCCAAGCGG includes:
- a CDS encoding NAD(P)/FAD-dependent oxidoreductase; amino-acid sequence: MGSDERGHEHVRVAVIGSGFGGLGAAVRLRREGITDFVVLERADAVGGTWRDNSYPGCACDVPSHLYSFSFAPNPDWPRTFSGQERIREYLEHVADTFRLRPHIRFNCEVTQARWDSEKLWWEVETTGGTFTADVVVSATGPLSDPKTPDIEGLDTFPGKVFHSARWDHDYDLRGKRVAMIGTGASAIQIVPAIQKEVGSLTLFQRTPPWVMPRADRSITRAERWVHRQLPFTTQARRGLLWGIRELQVQAFTKRPNELGVVEQLAKRNMYRAIKDPATRAALTPDYRIGCKRILLSNTYYPALAQPNVALVASGLKEVRGNTLVASDGTEAEVDAIIFGTGFHVTDMPIADRVVGADGQTLMQSWKDGMKALRGATASGFPNFMTVIGPNTGLGNSSMILMIEAQLNYLADYMRQLDVLGGRVALDPRETAVTGWNNRVQDRMKRTVWNTGGCTSWYLDANGVNTTVWPGTTTEFRQATRHVDVGEYEVVRAAAPEPRPRTQARTKKKAGAA